The Tigriopus californicus strain San Diego chromosome 10, Tcal_SD_v2.1, whole genome shotgun sequence region AATATCAAGTGGGAGCCTTGTCAGGCCTTATCTCCGGGAAAACCGTGGCTGACGGCGAAGCCACGGATCTATTCACCacccaaaagaagcaaaagacGGTGATGACAAAAGATGTGCCCGTTAAGAAACGAAAAGTTAGCACCGCTACCGCTGGCCCCTTGCCCGATTCGTCCACACCCTCCAAAGTCCAACGACCCGCCCCGCCAGTCGATTCCAAGCTTGAAGCGGATTCCGAGGATGACCTGGACCGAAGCGAGGCCATCACCCAATTCCACGGACCCAGTTTGAAGTATCGTGTGCGCGATGAGGATGAGAAGAAACGGGTGGTGGATCCGGAAAAAGATGCTCGCAGCATCTTTGTCGGCAATCTGCCCGCCACGGTTCCCAAGAAGAAGTTGGTCAAGTTGTTCTCGCCCTATGGTCAGGTTGAATCCGTGCGATTACGCTGTGCCGCCCGACCGGATCCCAAGACTATGAAACGGGTGGCCGTGATCAAGGGCACTTTTCACGAGAACCGCCACACTATCAATGCCTTTGTGGTGTTCAGGCAACCCAGTGAGGCTCAGGCCGCTCTGGCCTTGAACGGCACGGAGTTCCGCGAGCTCACGCTTCGAGTGGATTCGGCCGTGCCCACGGAAAGAGACAACAAGAAGTCCGTCTTTGTGGGCAATCTGGCATTTTCGCTCGAAGAAGAAGATCTGCGCAAGCATTTCTGTGATTGCGGAGCCATTACCGATGTCCGGATCATTCGAGATTCGGCCACGGGCGTGGGCAAGGGCTTTGGTTACGTTAGTTTTGCCACGAGAGATGCCGTGGAAGTGGCTTTGAGGAAGAATTTGACGCGCTTGGGCCCAAGACCGGTGCGGGTGGATCGGTGCGCCAAGAAAGGCAAAGTGTCTGTGCCCGTGGTTTCCAATAATAAGCAACGGGTCCAAGGCTCCAAGTACAAGAAACCCATTCTGAAGAAGACCACACGGAAGAAGCTGCAAGCGATGAAGGACACAGAGTTCCAGGGCAAGTCGCATGATGCCAAGAGCGGGGACAAGAACCCTAAGAAGAAGGGCAAACCCAAGCTGaacaaaagtgacaagaagaagaaagttttGGCCCAGAAATTATTGAAATAGAATCTTCCCTATGTGTTCGCTATATCTGTTATCTTGTTATGCTTTGTGATTTTCCACTTTGAACCGGTCGAAGGAGGGGCTTTACCAACGGAAGTGAGGCAATGTGATAAGGTGTCAAGTTGAGTTGGACATGATTGGTCAGGTTTGGAAGACGTTTAAGGCCATTTTCTGGAACTTGTTGGAACTTTGCTTTGACCCCAGGGGTGGCAAAGTTCAACTCAGGGACAAATCTAGGTCGAAGCCCCATTCTAAGCGGTTCAGTTTTGTGGGTAGGTAAAGATCCGTACATAGTTCATAGACATAGCAGATAGTCTTAACACTCCATAACAACATCACAAGGAATTGGCgaggatgaagacgaagacgaaagCCATGAGTTACtattggatgatgatgatgtggaGAAAGGATTTTCCGATCAGGATGAGGTGGACATGGCCTCTCGTCAAAGGACACCACTGGAAAATAGATTGGGGTCCCTGCGTTTTCGATTGGAATATCGCCCTGAAAAAGAGAGTCTCCTGGTCACAATTGTGGATGCCGTGGATCTTCCCGCCATGGATTCGAACGGAAAGGCTGACCCGTACGTAGCGGTTTACCTCAAACCGGGAGCAAAACGCTTCACCACGTCAATTAAGTCCAAGAGTCGGAATCCCACCTTCAACGAAACGGCTGATCTCCCCTTGAAAGAGGCTGAAATCATGCGTGAGTTCAGGAACTTTGATCCTATTTTCTCCCATATTCTATTtgactctctttctttccaatcCTAAACCTTCATTAGACAAGGATTTAATCCTTAAGGTCATAGACAGTGACTATCCCCTCCAAGATGAGTTGATTGGCATCATTCGAGTGCCCTTATCTCAAGTGGATCTTCTGCAGCCGGTGGCTAAGCACTACACGTGTCTCATCATAAACCAATCAGATAATAACGGACAAGTGACTTTGAACTCGGATGACTCAGCTCTGATGAACTTGAGAATTTCGGAGCAAAACACTCAAATATACGATTTGGAGGTCCGGCTCAAAAGCACCCaagaaaaattcaacaagCTGAGCCGCGAATACCACGAGCTCAAAATCCATAACTTCGAATTGGAGATGGAGCCCTTCAAGGACGAGTTCTCGGCCCTAGAGTCACTCTCGAACTCCGAAGAAGATCTCGCCTCTCGTCGCTTATCTCCACTAGCTTTTTTAAACTCCATGAAACCAGACCTGCTCTCAACCAATCAACTTAAGCCACCCCACCCAAAATCGGCCCCCGTGTCCAAGAAGGGGTCACCAAAGTTGGTACGGAACCGTAAAAGTCTTCAAGGCGAAGTTGAGGGAGGGCAAACGCGCGCCTTTCAAATCCTCGAAACCCTTCGATCTTCTCTGAAGGTCAAAGATGccgaaattgaaatgctcCGTGGCAAGATCAAGCAAATCGCCCCTAAATTGGAGTTGTATTCTAGAAATGGGCAAATCGAGGTGGGACTCACTTTTAACCCAGATGATAAAAAGTTGAAGATTGACATATTCAAGGCGACCAACCTTCGATCTGTGAATCTTCATGGGGATCATTCGGACCCCTTTGTCAAGGTCAAAGTGTTTCGAGTGAAACCAGGGAAGAAAACCGAAAGATGGAAGTTTGAATCCAAACCAGTTTGGAAGAACATCAACCCAGTCTTCAATTTGAGGTAATACTTCGAACCTAAATGTATTTCCATGTAAGGGATAGGGGGGGGGGCGAAGTACATTAATTATTTTTTAAGGCTCACATGCAAGACGCGGTGTAAAATGAAACTCTGGAAAaactcagtttttttttctcgttgatTTCTAGAAAATTACGAATAGGTCgattttgtcctttttgaCACCAGTTTCGTCAATAGCATTGACTTATGGAGCATATTTCAGGCATTCTGATTGAAAATGTGGCACAATTTACCAAAGTTTTAGAACTTTGTGCTTGAAAGCCGTTCTacctctattgatgagtttgttgggactggcaaggcttgtcaagctgagcatttagatgatcttgtagtcaccgatcaggatgctttagaggccatcagggacttgagactctcgagctcccctggccctgatggagtgacatctcagtttctgatgagatgctcacaggttcttgctcctgttttctcgtacttgatgcgttgcatcttggaccagggcaagttcccctcctctctgaaggtagctcatgttgttccaattttcaaagggggagataagtcgctccccagtaactacaggccgatttctctcacttcgaatattgcgaaggtgtttgagaagatcttgaagtttaaacttgttgaatttcttgatatacatgaagtccttcctcctggacagcatgggttccaagcacattttagcatggttacccaactgattgagcatatagagcaggttattgagggactagagagccatgaatcagttgctgtagtttatctcgactttaccaaggcctttgacaaggtagatcatggccttttagttaacaggctccatgagattgggatccaaggcaaggttctcaattggctaagaagtttcatttgtggtaggaaacaattagttaaggttgaggtatcccttagtgacatacatgatatcaagtcgggtgtccctcagggctccattttgggtcctctccttttcattatcttcattgctccgcttcagaagcttggtagtaatgtcagtatctcttcctatgctgatgatacaaaattggtagttggtaggaatggtcaggattccggttgtctggcaaaggtcctagaccaaatttattcctgggttgctgcgagtaacatggccttgaatggaatgaaattccgttcaatgacctttgggtcgacgccattagacactccactattagatgatgacgataaggacattgagcaggtctcatccatgaaggatttaggtgtagtcctccaagataatggaaagttcgatgagcatacccagttgaaagttggtaaggcttttcaaacatgtggttggatatatcgcacgtttaagtccagagatagtgtcacgatgctaactctgtacaagtcgattgttcagccgcatcttgaatatgcctctcccatttgggctccaattagttcagcaggtttgcaaaagctcgagcaggtccaaagatgttttactaggaacattgaagatatgagagagctctcgtagtgggagaggttagaaaggttgggattgtacagtactcagagaaggtacgaaaggtatctgatattgtacgttttcaaaagcattcatgagctttgtcccaacccaggatttagggtcaattgtagtgaccgtagaggcttaatgtgcgttttgagagcaccttcaagccctcgagaatccaggctagttaaaacaatgaagtccaactctcttctttctcgggctccttcattgttcaatttgctgccctcaaatattcgtagggcttatgtaggggttgatccagtagcaagatttaagtcagacttggacaagtttttgactaaaattccggatcaaccttatattcaaggattagccagatcagccaactccaattcgttggtcgatcaaacaatatatatatatatataaataaaagtcaagtaaaataaataatcttctcgtcttgaactgctgggattccaatcccggtagcggtaaagaagtccgcaaacaaacaaaaaaaaagaaaattcttcTGGCCAGTGTTAAAAATTACTTTGCGGTTATATCGATATTAGTGTTTCATAGTATTGAATTTATCCTAAAACCCAAACCTTCAACATACATTCAGCATTGTTCCGTCGTAAGATACAATTGCTTTTGATTCTCACACACTGATGGTCAAGATTTTACAAATCATTCAATTAATTTCTTctggaccatgatttcaggatgcttcaaaatatgaaccacACTTTGAAGATATGAGTCTCCTTTGATACTCATATTTTTCGCAGATTTCAAGACAAGACGAAATCGACGAAACCAAAGAGCAACAAATTTTTGAAGAACGATAATCAAGCAAAccaccaaaatatttgaataaccaaacaaatgacaactattttttcactttatttTGTACGTTTTCGGCTGATATTCATAACCCAAAACCTaattattttgacaaaaatcatAAGCTGTTATTCCAACCCCAATAATTATTAAGATGCTCTAGCAAAAATGAATATCCTATTAGGTAAAGAATCGTAAAAAACGATGTCGAATTTCTAAATACTTCATGAATTTGTCTGCGATCGGACAAATTATTTACGTGGATGCAAATCTACAAGAGTCCTTCACTTTTCAGTTATGTGGTCGATAAAGTGGAAGCTGAAGACTTGGGATTTATGTCGACGGAGATTGTGATTATGGACAAAGCTCACTTGCGCTCAGATCGATCGTTGGGCAAACTCCGTTTGGGGCCCAATGTGACCACCGATCTACAGCATTGGGAAGTCATGACCAACAACCCTGGGAAAGTGATCAAACTGACCCATGCCCTTCAGGACTCATAATTATTTATTTGCGCATTAATTTGAATATAATTGCATCATCTAtaaccactgaaaatttccAGACGAGCGGCGATAACGAACGTTCTGTttgttttaaaacaaattgtGAGCACCATATCAGAAACACATAActttgaaggaggaggagttAGAATTTTAAACTAGTGCTTGCTTTATCGCTTGACCAAATTCAGGGTAGTTGATTGCGGACGCAGATAATTTTTCAATCGGGAGGGTGTTCAATGGAGCAGATTTAGAGACTAGACTTAATTTGAATTGTGACGACCATGAAGCGACATCGAGTGGCTTTGGCCTTCCGTGCAGCCTTTTTGACTTCATTGCTGgcaggtagaaaaaaaaacccgacGCCTTCCTCTCATTTTTTATCGGAATATTTACTAGACCAGTCATTATGATTACAACAGGTTGTGCTAGCATCTCAATCAAATGCGATCCAGGCTGGTACGGTTTGCCAGAATCTCAATCCTGTTTCCGATTCATGCGACACTCTGAGAACAACTATGACAATTCTCGAaccatttgccaaaatttAGGCGGAGAATTAGCCATTATTGATACTCCCGATCGAAGGGTAACTCATATATTCCCATAATCCCatgatttgacattttaaGAGAGGAATTAATTGTTCAAATGAATCGATGGGCATATTTTATTAGAATTATGTGGCCTCAGTCATTGGTCAAATTCACGAGTCAACCTCCAAGTGGTGGGTAGGAATTCATTTCAACGAAGACGGTGCGAAGTGGGTGTGGGGTGATGGATCCGCTTTGAATGAGAACATTACGTAAGCATCCCAGGGAACTTGCACATTAATGCCTAGACTTCTTATGTCAATCTTCTTGTTCAATAGACCATGGGACGATAATGACGAGAACTTGGAAGGCAAATGTGGTGGCATCACTCATAATGGCAAGTTGTCCAAAACTGATTGCTCCACTGCTTGGGATTATGTGTGCCAAAAGaagattggatcaaaattcgATTGCCCCTTGAATTGGGATCCTTTTGGTGATTCGTGCTATAAGGTATCTTCTTTTCGTACAACGAAGAGAATACTTGTACGAACTTTTAGAGCGATAACATTTTCCCTGTCGTCAATAGACTTACATGGAGGAAGAACCCAAAGGTTTTGAAGAGGCACAAGCTCATTGTCAATCAGAGGATGAGTCATCTCTCGTGATCATTGAGACCGAG contains the following coding sequences:
- the LOC131889418 gene encoding RNA-binding protein 34-like, which produces MASEYQVGALSGLISGKTVADGEATDLFTTQKKQKTVMTKDVPVKKRKVSTATAGPLPDSSTPSKVQRPAPPVDSKLEADSEDDLDRSEAITQFHGPSLKYRVRDEDEKKRVVDPEKDARSIFVGNLPATVPKKKLVKLFSPYGQVESVRLRCAARPDPKTMKRVAVIKGTFHENRHTINAFVVFRQPSEAQAALALNGTEFRELTLRVDSAVPTERDNKKSVFVGNLAFSLEEEDLRKHFCDCGAITDVRIIRDSATGVGKGFGYVSFATRDAVEVALRKNLTRLGPRPVRVDRCAKKGKVSVPVVSNNKQRVQGSKYKKPILKKTTRKKLQAMKDTEFQGKSHDAKSGDKNPKKKGKPKLNKSDKKKKVLAQKLLK
- the LOC131889417 gene encoding uncharacterized protein LOC131889417, which codes for MIGQVWKTFKAIFWNLLELCFDPRGGKVQLRDKSRSKPHSKRFSFVGIGEDEDEDESHELLLDDDDVEKGFSDQDEVDMASRQRTPLENRLGSLRFRLEYRPEKESLLVTIVDAVDLPAMDSNGKADPYVAVYLKPGAKRFTTSIKSKSRNPTFNETADLPLKEAEIMHKDLILKVIDSDYPLQDELIGIIRVPLSQVDLLQPVAKHYTCLIINQSDNNGQVTLNSDDSALMNLRISEQNTQIYDLEVRLKSTQEKFNKLSREYHELKIHNFELEMEPFKDEFSALESLSNSEEDLASRRLSPLAFLNSMKPDLLSTNQLKPPHPKSAPVSKKGSPKLVRNRKSLQGEVEGGQTRAFQILETLRSSLKVKDAEIEMLRGKIKQIAPKLELYSRNGQIEVGLTFNPDDKKLKIDIFKATNLRSVNLHGDHSDPFVKVKVFRVKPGKKTERWKFESKPVWKNINPVFNLSYVVDKVEAEDLGFMSTEIVIMDKAHLRSDRSLGKLRLGPNVTTDLQHWEVMTNNPGKVIKLTHALQDS